Proteins co-encoded in one Scomber scombrus chromosome 14, fScoSco1.1, whole genome shotgun sequence genomic window:
- the slc25a1a gene encoding tricarboxylate transport protein A, mitochondrial has protein sequence MSSLLKPFSVCEGPCESGGVRRGCPSSDLHPQPPSQRLTAAAVAAGMGSLPAHQRLYAARRNLAAAAVGGRKITHPGKAILAGGIAGGIEICITFPTEYVKTQLQLDERANPPRYRGIGDCVKLTVQDHGLRGLYRGLSSLLYGSIPKSAVRFGTFEMLSNPMRDATGRLDNTRSLLCGLGAGIAEAIIVVCPMETLKVKMIHDQCSLRPRYRGFFHGVSEIIREQGVRGTYQGLTATVLKQGTNQAIRFYVMNALRNWYKGDDPRKEMHPIVTAMFGATAGAASVFGNTPLDVVKTRMQGLEAHRYKNTVDCAFQILKHEGPQAFYKGTVPRLGRVCLDVAIVFVIYEEVVKLLNNVWKTQ, from the exons ATGTCCTCGTTGCTGAAGCCGTTTTCGGTGTGTGAAGGGCCGTGCGAGAGTGGCGGTGTCCGGCGAGGATGCCCGAGCTCAGACCTCCATCCGCAGCCTCCATCGCAGCGTCTGACCGCCGCTGCCGTCGCGGCGGGGATGGGCTCTCTGCCGGCTCACCAGCGGCTATATGCGGCCAGAAGGAACCTGGCGGCTGCAGCAGTCGGAGGGAGGAAAATCACGCATCCTGGAAAGGCTATCCTTGCAG GTGGCATTGCAGGAGGAATAGAGATCTGTATCACCTTCCCCACAGAGTATGTCAAGACTCAGCTGCAGCTAGACGAGAGAGCCAACCCGCCACGATACAGAGGGATTG GTGACTGTGTGAAACTGACCGTGCAGGATCATGGGCTCAGAGGGTTGTATCGAGGTCTCAGCTCCCTGCTTTACGGATCAATACCCAAGTCTGCAGTGAG ATTTGGCACATTTGAAATGCTCAGCAACCCCATGCGGGATGCCACGGGTCGGCTTGACAACACGCGGAGCCTCTTGTGTGGTTTAGGAGCGGGTATAGCAGAGGCCATCATTGTTGTCTGCCCCATGGAAACGCTAAAG GTGAAGATGATCCATGACCAGTGTTCCCTCAGACCTCGTTACAGAGGCTTCTTTCATGGAGTCAGTGAGATTATCAGAGAACAAG GTGTCAGGGGGACATATCAAGGTCTGACAGCAACTGTGCTTAAACAAGGAACCAATCAGGCCATCCGGTTCTATGTGATGAATGCGCTGCGCAACTGGTACAAAG GTGATGATCCCCGAAAAGAAATGCATCCGATCGTCACTGCGATGTTTGGAGCTACCGCAGGAGCAGCAAGTGTTTTTGGAAATACTCCTCTGGATGTGGTGAAGACCAGGATGCAG gGTTTGGAGGCTCACCGCTACAAAAACACAGTGGACTGTGCCTTCCAGATCTTGAAGCACGAAGGACCACAGGC GTTCTACAAAGGTACCGTTCCCAGGCTTGGCCGCGTGTGCTTGGACGTGGCCATCGTCTTCGTCATTTACGAGGAGGTGGTCAAACTACTCAACAATGTATGGAAGACTCagtag
- the LOC133994424 gene encoding F-box only protein 39-like translates to MDSNSALRDESILEESFVGEDDDSEEETGDDDSDLTDEGGESSSEKKTSGWGLLPHVCLRHVFNFLSDRDRMRAHVVCHHWHKVMRSPSLWRFRYFHFSGRLSKLRLSEYSSAVAYARSLGVYLERLEVCVCPPRRSLAAQRVEQAICGLFSELTRLKAPLKSLSIIRLELDRNCWTLALRNSLVNCLTQFLQRALRLTTINLNWMRNSMQQGIELLSALSQSQRRFPPTRCYISSLHLEGFFSSSVHVHLNSNVPSIMHHLRGLTDLSLSYSSVSDELLVALQHRNRGGRQNPSRDRITLQTFSLNCSINEPHRQPVCGSSWATLASSSPDLQVKITVHQIINTDRLARILLPEIPMTDFTMIAFYAPDEGWTARPILCDILPHYRCSLQNLTLDLSNCSERLDVELVELVKMCERLEQLGVWAFLEVVTVEKLLHIRLTKRRLLNKIRVRIYSNSDSTVEQEDQLEQLMSSYVRLPPELEFFAIIYPYV, encoded by the exons ATGGATAGCAACAGTGCACTGCGAGATGAAAGCATATTGGAGGAAAGTTTTGTTGGAGAAGATGATGACAGTGAGGAAGAGACAGGAGATGACGACTCAGATCTCACTGATGAAGGTGGTGAGAGTAGCTCAGAGAAGAAGACAAGCGGTTGGGGGTTACTTCCTCATGTTTGCTTGCGACATGTGTTCAACTTCCTTTCTGACCGTGACCGCATGAGAGCACACGTGGTCTGTCATCACTGGCACAAAGTCATGCGCTCACCTTCTCTCTGGCGCTTCCGCTACTTCCACTTCAGTGGTCGCTTGTCCAAATTGAGGCTGTCTGAATATTCCTCTGCTGTGGCCTATGCCCGCTCCTTGGGAGTTTACTTGGAGAggctggaggtgtgtgtgtgtcctccacGCAGGTCTCTGGCTGCCCAGCGAGTGGAGCAGGCCATCTGTGGGCTGTTTTCAGAGCTTACTAG GTTGAAGGCCCCATTAAAATCCCTCTCCATCATAAGGTTGGAGTTGGACCGGAATTGCTGGACTTTAGCACTCAGGAACTCTTTGGTAAACTGCCTGACTCAATTCCTCCAAAGAGCCTTGAGGCTCACAACTATTAATCTGAACTGGATGCGAAACTCCATGCAACAG GGAATCGAGCTGCTTTCTGCCCTGTCACAATCTCAGAGGCGCTTTCCTCCCACCCGGTGCTATATCTCATCTTTGCATTTAGAGGGATTCTTCTCTAGTTCAGTACATGTCCACCTCAACTCTAACGTCCCCAGCATCATGCACCACCTGCGAGGCCTCACTGACCTGAGCCTGAGTTACTCCTCTGTGTCAGATGAGCTGCTTGTGGCCCTCCAGCACAGAAACCGAGGAGGGAGGCAGAACCCCAGTAGAGACAGGATCACCTTGCAAACGTTTTCACTGAACTGCTCTATAAATGAGCCCCATCGACAA CCGGTATGTGGTAGCTCATGGGCAACTTTGGCATCAAGCTCCCCTGACCTGCAAGTAAAAATCACAGTGCATCAAATCATCAACACTGACCGGCTCGCGAGGATACTTCTGCCTGAGATTCCCATGACAGATTTCACCATGATAGCCTTCTACGCCCCCGATGAAGGCTGGACAGCCAGGCCAATACTCTGTGACATCCTGCCTCACTACCGCTGCAGCCTGCAG AATCTAACTCTGGACCTGAGCAACTGCAGCGAGCGGTTAGATGTGGAACTTGTGGAGCTGGTGAAGATGTGCGAACGCCTGGAGCAGTTGGGAGTCTGGGCTTTCTTGGAGGTCGTCACTGTAGAAAAGCTGCTGCACATCCGACTGACAAAAAGGAGATTACTCAATAAGATCAGA GTGAGAATCTACTCGAACAGTGACAGCACCGTAGAGCAGGAGGACCAGCTGGAGCAATTAATGTCGTCCTACGTGCGGCTCCCTCCTGAACTGGAATTCTTTGCCATAATCTACCCCTATGTTTAA